In Calditerrivibrio sp., the sequence AATTAGTATAATAATTTGGAGGAAGTTATGAAGAAAGGTTTTACTTTAATTGAATTGGTAATTGTAATCGTGATTTTGGGTATTTTAGCTGCTGTGGCTGTTCCAAAGTTTGTTGATCTTCAAAGTGATGCAAGGAAATCCGCTGTGAAGGGCTTGGCTGGTGCTATCCAGTCTGCTGCTGCTATCGGGTATGCAAAATATCAAATTGGTCCTGTCACTTCTGGGACGAATTATGACAACGTAACAATAAATAACAAAACAGTATATTTC encodes:
- a CDS encoding prepilin-type N-terminal cleavage/methylation domain-containing protein is translated as MKKGFTLIELVIVIVILGILAAVAVPKFVDLQSDARKSAVKGLAGAIQSAAAIGYAKYQIGPVTSGTNYDNVTINNKTVYF